The following proteins are co-located in the Telopea speciosissima isolate NSW1024214 ecotype Mountain lineage chromosome 9, Tspe_v1, whole genome shotgun sequence genome:
- the LOC122640160 gene encoding uncharacterized protein LOC122640160, with product MSSVSRAWIVAASVGAVEVLKDQGICRWNYVLRSLHQHAKGNMRSFSLAKKASSSSSPAATTSMVKTAKKVGDEKLKQSEESLRKVMYLSCWGPN from the coding sequence ATGAGTTCGGTAAGCAGAGCTTGGATCGTGGCTGCGAGCGTTGGAGCAGTGGAGGTATTGAAAGATCAAGGTATCTGTAGATGGAATTATGTGTTGAGGTCGCTGCATCAGCACGCCAAGGGTAATATGAGATCCTTCTCCCTGGCTAaaaaagcttcttcttcttcttctccggcgGCGACGACTTCAATGGTGAAAACGGCTAAGAAGGTTGGTGACGAGAAATTGAAGCAGTCGGAGGAGTCTCTCAGGAAAGTTATGTACCTCAGCTGTTGGGGTCCCAACTGA
- the LOC122640167 gene encoding uncharacterized protein LOC122640167 encodes MSSTSRAWIVAASVGAVEALKDQGFCRWNYTFRSLHQHARNNCGSLSQANRFPPSSSSTITMSTKVVPSDEKMKQSEESLRKVMYLSCWGPN; translated from the coding sequence ATGAGTTCTACGAGCAGAGCTTGGATCGTGGCTGCAAGCGTTGGGGCTGTAGAAGCACTGAAGGATCAAGGGTTCTGTAGATGGAATTACACCTTCAGATCCCTCCATCAACACGCCAGAAACAATTGCGGATCTCTTTCTCAAGCCAACAGAtttcccccttcttcctcttctacaaTAACGATGTCTACGAAGGTGGTTCCGAGCGATGAAAAAATGAAGCAATCGGAAGAATCTCTCAGAAAAGTTATGTACTTGAGTTGTTGGGGTCCCAATTGA
- the LOC122640163 gene encoding uncharacterized protein LOC122640163 gives MSSTSRAWIVAASVGAVEALKDQGFCRWNYAFRSLHQHAKNNCRSLSQANRFPSSSSSAMAMSNKVIPSDEKMKQSEESLRKVMYLSCWGPN, from the coding sequence ATGAGTTCGACGAGCAGAGCTTGGATCGTGGCTGCAAGCGTTGGGGCTGTCGAAGCACTGAAGGATCAAGGGTTCTGTAGATGGAATTATGCCTTCAGATCTCTCCATCAACACGCCAAGAACAATTGCAGATCTCTATCTCAAGCCAACagatttccctcttcttcctcttctgcaaTGGCGATGTCTAATAAGGTGATTCCGAGTGATGAAAAGATGAAGCAATCGGAAGAATCTCTCAGAAAAGTTATGTACTTGAGCTGTTGGGGTCCTAATTGA
- the LOC122640158 gene encoding uncharacterized protein LOC122640158 → MSSVSRAWIVAASVGAVEVLKDQGICRWNYVLRSLHQHAKGNMRSFSQAKKASSSSSPAATTSMVKTAKKVGDENLKQSEESLRKVMYLSCWGPN, encoded by the coding sequence ATGAGTTCGGTAAGCAGAGCTTGGATCGTGGCTGCGAGCGTTGGAGCAGTGGAGGTATTGAAAGATCAAGGTATCTGTAGATGGAATTATGTCTTGAGGTCGCTGCATCAGCACGCCAAGGGCAATATGAGATCCTTCTCCCAGGCTAaaaaggcttcttcttcttcttctccggcgGCGACGACTTCAATGGTGAAAACGGCTAAGAAGGTTGGTGACGAGAACTTGAAGCAATCGGAGGAGTCTCTCAGGAAAGTTATGTACCTCAGCTGTTGGGGTCCCAACTGA
- the LOC122640164 gene encoding uncharacterized protein LOC122640164 → MSSTSRAWIVAASVGAVEALKDQGFCRWNYAFRSFHQHAKNNCRSLSQANRFPSSSSSAMAMSNKVVPSDEKIKQSEESFRKVMYLSCWGPN, encoded by the coding sequence ATGAGTTCGACGAGCAGAGCTTGGATCGTGGCTGCAAGCGTTGGGGCTGTCGAAGCACTGAAGGATCAAGGGTTCTGTAGATGGAATTATGCCTTCCGATCTTTCCATCAACATGCCAAGAACAATTGCAGATCTCTATCTCAAGCCAACagatttccctcttcttcctcttctgcaaTGGCGATGTCTAATAAGGTGGTTCCGAGTGATGAGAAAATTAAGCAATCGGAAGAATCTTTTAGAAAAGTTATGTACTTGAGTTGCTGGGGTCCCAATTGA